From Lytechinus variegatus isolate NC3 chromosome 16, Lvar_3.0, whole genome shotgun sequence, the proteins below share one genomic window:
- the LOC121430146 gene encoding P2R1A-PPP2R2A-interacting phosphatase regulator 1-like — translation MAAAHSEANSGSDSPEENRMDVGRPATPSPISVREEGTLRRSNSAPMFNGPNMTDDSPVFQPIREKPRVRRMSAQTSNGAKPMSVPVRIPSRVTQIKQEESLDIRSKEAEHEREVRSAFRMSQSWDDLHLDESIKALRSEPRSELRSCISEPLSIVTPTLPFVASSPSPTRPGKQCFSPQISMRSPCMSPSPNPSPTRSTFTKRSMSPVLRPSSLASSLKRKYDSDGECTPSKRQLLGSPIHPSSLSMSSMSSDETSPPQRILATHASTFLPNAFAPATTYAPPTTTTFDTVSNSSSSCFTFSTNSHV, via the exons ATGGCTGCCGCTCATAGTGAAGCAAACAGCGGCTCGGATTCTCCCGAAGAGAATCGCATGGACGTGGGTCGTCCCGCCACGCCTAGCCCCATCAGCGTGAGGGAAGAGGGTACGCTACGTAGGTCCAACAGCGCACCCATGTTCAATGGACCAAATATGAC CGATGATTCCCcagtttttcaaccaatcagagaaAAGCCTCGGGTGCGGAGAATGAGCGCTCAAACAAGCAATGGAGCGAAGCCA aTGTCTGTTCCTGTGAGGATACCATCAAGGGTTACTCAGATCAAACAAGAAGAAAGCTTAGATATCAGAAGCAAGGAAGCAGAGCATGAGAG ggaGGTCCGGTCAGCATTTAGGATGAGCCAGTCTTGGGATGATCTCCACTTG GATGAAAGTATCAAAGCATTACGATCAGAACCTCGGTCCGAGTTAAGATCCTGTATATCAGAACCACTGAGTATTGTCACACCCACGTTACCGTTTGTAGCCTCATCCCCTTCACCGACAAGACCGGGCAAG CAATGTTTTTCACCTCAGATATCAATGCGAAGTCCTTGTATGTCACCAAGCCCTAACCCTAGTCCTACCAGGTCGACTTTCACAAAACGTAGTATGAGCCCTGTCCTCAGACCAAGCTCTCTGGCATCGTCACTGAAACGCAAAT ATGACAGTGATGGTGAATGCACACCTTCAAAGAGGCAGCTCCTAGGCTCTCCAATCCACCCTAGCTCACTCAG TATGTCAAGTATGAGTTCAGATGAGACGAGCCCACCACAGCGCATCTTGGCCACACATGCTTCAACGTTTCTCCCAAAtgcatttgctcctgcgacgaCCTATGCTCCACCCACGACAACGACCTTTGACACGGTCTCAAACTCGTCATCATCCTGCTTTACCTTCTCTACCAACTCTCACgtatga